The sequence below is a genomic window from Pygocentrus nattereri isolate fPygNat1 chromosome 16, fPygNat1.pri, whole genome shotgun sequence.
AGCTTCAAACTCAAGTTCCAGTGACGCAGCCTGCGCTCGCGTTGAGGGGGAATCCCACCTAATTTCCATCTTATTAAACGACTGAGACGCAAAGAGCTCCAGTTCAGGGGGTTTGATGAGAAGCCGCAGTCACAGCGTCCGCAACGCAAATCCAGCCGCTTTATTTACTGAGTCTTCTCAGCTTTTATATGTAGTGATAATGTTCATGATGAAACAGTGGAACATAAAGTTcgcagcatttcacaccagaccactcggagtgactttgtttacatcgtaaTTTTAGTCATGCGAGAATTTTAAAAACCGGTGGCGTTTCCCTTTAACTTCTCTAGCGGTTTTGGTTACTCGGACGGGCGTAGTTTtctcccacccgtattccgactAATCCCGCCCCCTGTGCTGGGATTGGTCAGTTGCGCGTCCTGCGATAGGACTGGTTTAGGAGTTTGAGTGATTAGCCAATCACTGGCTGATACTGACTGAAAACGGGTGGGAAATGGAAAAGCACCTGTGACTGCAACTGCCCTGCATATAGAAAGCCTCGTCATtgtcttcatatatatatatatatatatatatatatatatatatatatagaaggAGAAAACTCTCCAAACTCTGAATTTAAGTTAATAGAATTTtggatttaaaagaaaaaaaaaatagagataaaAGATTTTGTGCCAGCAGTAACTTTACATCTGCATCAGAAAACGTAAACTATAAATCGtgaattttgcacaggccacgctttatgtttcattttccactcagccattaaacagtaaatgtgctaGTGTGCTTTTTGTGTTCTCAAACCAACAAAATGTGGTGTGATCAgtgagtgcccaaacttttgcacacacacatgtccATTTCAGTGAGCAACCTTCCATTAATTTTCTCAAAACTTACCCAAACCTTAACCATAACTACTACTAgcctaaccctgaccctaagCTTAACCTTAACCTCCCTTTAAAATGTCTTCACCTCAAAAtttaatatttgcattgtaggGATCCAGCTCGTGGTCCCCACAATGTAGCATAAACCtggtacacacacgcacacacacactctctctctctctctctctctctctctctatatatatatatatatatatatatatacacacatatatgtatatatatatatatatgtatatatatatatatatatatatatatatatatatatatatatatatgtatatatgtatatatatatatatatatatatatatatatatagagtgtgtgtgtgcctgtatatatatatatatatatatatatatatatgttatatatatatatatatatatatatatatatatatatatatatatatatataattctccATTTtggttttggagatgcaaggttttcttccaacaacagcgacataCATCTCTGTTATCAGGACAAAACCTTATAAAAAAActttctttgcttttaatggaagtcaatggaaccggactttTCCCAGGTCATtttcagccatttcttttggttcattcatcaggaattttacacacaatgtaaagaacgaCAGGcattcaaatcatgtcaaaaactcaaaaatgacaagatgcgaggttttgttccgacagcagcgatatgtatacATATCATATTTAATTATCCTAAGTTTATACTAATATTTATACGAATACTAATACAGACAGGTGATTTATTAGTTTGTATTACTAGTAATAAAGCATTTTGAATGTGTTATGTAATGTACTGCCAGACTTGGTTCGCTGTTCAGTTGTTTGtcagtgaattagcagttgCTCAATGCTGCTGTCCAGTGGATTCATTTATGTATAACGTCATTGCTTTCCCAGCATTGCTGAGTGTCCTAATACTGCAGTAACTCTAATCCATTCATGACCGAGTCGGACCGCTCAGCACACAGGGAGCGAGTGGACGGTTTGAGACAGTTTACTTCAGAAATCTCTGTTTAACTGTGTCCCACTCTACATGTGATCTTCCCAGCTCCTGCACCAGTCCCGTCTGAGGCAAAGGAGCCTGAGTCTCCCGGGAGCTTGCAGTTAGGTCCCCTCACTGAGCCCTCCCACACAGACCCTTACGCCTACATCAAGGGTGAAGATGAGCCCGAGCGTCCCATCTTGCCTCGGCCTGAGCCTACAGTCACAGCCAGCCGGCCTTACTACATGTCTGGTAAGTGAACTTAGCAGTCAACTGAAATGCCCTTATCTCCTGTGTGATCTAAGCTTTGTAAATCTTTCAGGCAGGTTAGAAAAACAGTATGGATGCTGCTTTCAACACACACAGGTAGCCGCCTTCGTCAAACAGTCAAAATCGTGTCAACAAACACAAAGCTGTCTTCTTTCTCCTCCCGCAGAGCCTCAGATGGCCGAATTCGCGCCCTACTATAAGCCAGGTTATGGGTGGGAGCATCTTTCTTCCCCATTTGATTTCAGACAGATGGGCTTCCACTCCTCCCTCCTCCAACATGCTAATACCCTCTATGGGTCCCACCTAAAGCAAAGCCCAGAAGCCTCACAACCACTGGACTGCAGCACACACTACTCCCCTTCCTCCAACACTTACCACTGCATCACCTGCGACAAGGTGAGTAGAACATTAGCTTGCAGGTTCAGGCCACACCTTCAACATATGACCGCAGTGTGAGAAGAGATTGTTTGGGTGTAGGAGGGGAGAGAACCTCGAGAACTTCAGACACAGTTCTGGGCAGGTTCTGTTGTTTCATCTTTCTGCAGGGCTCCTACACTGTCAAGTAACTATACATATACACTTTATGTAAACACAATACACTTTATAAACGTTAACTTGTTCACAATGAAGGCCAAAATCCGGgacagtaaaacacacacattatcaaCCTAATACATCCCATCTatatttttgaagaaaaaatatgCATAGCAACTGGGCGACCTCCACGGGGAAATGGCATTTAGTGGCCACTGTGATCGAGGTTGGAGCTAGAAGGCTGGATACGCTGTTCAAGAGCAGATGTAGGACTAAGAGGCAGCGACGGAACTTCATGAGATATCAGCTTGGAAGGTGGAGGGACCTCAGGCATGGTCctccccccaaacttcagttatttcATAACTCTATAATGATTCCATCTCAGGTAGCAATCAGATGCAAATCTCTTTTGAAGCATCAGGTTCAGAGCTGGTGTGACAAAAAGTGTACCTAATGGCTTACGGTTTTGGGTAATAGGTCACCTGAGAACCGTCCGTTTGCAGTGTCTGATTGTTGATTTTAGGGGACAGATAGAATTGTAAATATGCGCACCTGTTCTTCCGGTGTCTTCCAGGTGTTCTCCACTCCTCATGGCCTGGAGGTCCACGTGAGACGTTCTCACAGTGGCACACGGCCCTTCGGATGCAGCATCTGCAGGAAGACCTTCGGCCATGCAGTTAGCTTAGAGCAACACATGAACGTCCACTCTCAGGTAATAACTCAACAATAACCGCCGATTTTCCGTCTTTCACGAAAAGACTTTCCGAACATGTTAGGAATTCACGCATGGGCCACCAAAAGCAACCCTGGGCCCCGTTTCAACGGTTTTGTGCTCACATACCTCAACCCATTTCACACAATCCCCATTTCAAACCCTTTTCAAAGCCAATTAGCAATAATACTTTATGATGTGTAAAATTACAACATCACAAGGTTCTTTTTTAAAGCTTATAGCCGCCCGTCTACAACATCCAGCATAGATCAGCCTGCCTGGCCACCGGCAAAACCAGCACTGGTCGTGTTTTGATTGCTGGCATGCTGGTCAGCAGCTATGGAAGCTATTAGGCTGATCACTAGCAAAACcagtatatgttgtgttttagatGCTGGGATCCTAATAAATCTGCTTTTTAGAGTGACAGATAAAGCAATTATTcacaaaatgtgtgtaaattatgttaaaacttcttaaaattgGTTTGCATTATGCAGTTTGCATGGCTAGTTAGCTTACTGAGGTTAACTGGCACATCCAGGTGGTGAGTCAAAGCTGGCAAGGGCGTGTTAACATAGTACTGAAACGGGTCCCTATGTTACACATGTGACCAGTCATAGCACAAAGTGAGGAGGAGACGCTGACCAGTGGGTTTTTCCCTCAGAACATGCTTGCTAGGTTAGCTTCAGTGCTCTaatggcagtcgtgggctggaggttaggaaaccggccctgtgaccggaaggttgccggttcgatccccagtgccgacagtccatgactgaggtgtccttgagcaagacacctaacccccaattgctccccgggtgctgttgatagggctgcccaccgctctgggcaagtgtgctcactgccccctagtgtgtgtgtgtgtatccactagtgtgtatgtggtgtttcacttcacggatgggttcaatgcggaggtggaatttccccgtttgtgggattaaaacaGCTAAATCTGGTCCATTAGTGAGGTGTGGAAATGTTGGCGCTGTTGTTGTTGCTACCAGTGGGACCTgcctggtttatgctggtccaGTCTTGTCTGGTGCTGGTGTATCTGCTAACCCAgtataccagcatccaaaacacaacatatgccaATTCTTCTGGGGACCAACCAAACATCTGATCTACGCTGATTTTTCTA
It includes:
- the gfi1b gene encoding zinc finger protein Gfi-1b, translating into MPRSFLVKSKKCPSHSAARFLESDPDELGRITPPAPVPSEAKEPESPGSLQLGPLTEPSHTDPYAYIKGEDEPERPILPRPEPTVTASRPYYMSEPQMAEFAPYYKPGYGWEHLSSPFDFRQMGFHSSLLQHANTLYGSHLKQSPEASQPLDCSTHYSPSSNTYHCITCDKVFSTPHGLEVHVRRSHSGTRPFGCSICRKTFGHAVSLEQHMNVHSQEKSFECKMCGKTFKRSSTLSTHLLIHSDTRPYPCQYCGKRFHQKSDMKKHTYIHTGEKPHKCQVCGKAFSQSSNLITHSRKHTGFKPFGCEICSKGFQRKVDLRRHHESQHSLK